In the Drosophila takahashii strain IR98-3 E-12201 chromosome 3R, DtakHiC1v2, whole genome shotgun sequence genome, one interval contains:
- the LOC108059594 gene encoding neprilysin-4-like, which produces MELFQKNLVRLLIFVLLLIFPTKSAKNVIANYESDYLVSYVNDMKSGMNLSVDPCDDFYEYSCGNYRWSARLLWRMLGSWQGDYSTIYLEDRMEHLLGKMDLAESLNVSKELKLAQRFYNACLAADLYPFPAADPHYLTLIRSIGGFPAVDGANWNASNFSWFNMSAHLINYGAEGLIDEYFEWKFPFQPKIRAARMGFEKYVNSRPNDEERMSGYLRSFHLPEDKIAGVIAGVLAFWKEARSIDYEDQPGNCEAFEAKYFEIVWGGDKIVWNKDQPREDADCNFYFVELDKLCARHPEAVANYLAMKLLRALDAKLRNSGEQKQYCMDELQISMPFLFSKLFLANHIPEKIRLEVSEIVEEVWNTLSSSLDEADRLNNFHKSRKVLWEFPFNFSKVNSFADRVISEIGRLEIVDDSFAATNINIQRLFVNSSRYSARHSMDLPISSKSPEHMLGKFYDFDRYLQPPVYHPTWPVSFKFGALGSFVARQAHINSKIYYDRFDTRIERDKLRLAFSAYKSHIKHLLEDHKQDRINETMPGLDLSPDQLFFLGATHIFCADSEYDAKRIALTSLSRNEEFLQAFSCPAGSGMRRV; this is translated from the exons ATGGAATTATTCCAGAAGAACTTAGTTAGACTACTGATTTTCGTGCTTTTACTAATATTTCCGACAAAGAGCGCTAAGAATGTCATCGCCAATTACGAAAGTGATTACCTAGTGTCCTATGTGAACGATATGAAATCCGGCATGAACTTGAGTGTGGATCCTTGTGACGACTTCTACGAGTACTCCTGTGGAAATTATCGCTGGAGCGCCCGCCTGTTATGGAGAATGTTGGGATCTTGGCAAGGTGACTACAGCACAATATACCTGGAGGACAGGATGGAACATTTGTTGGGCAAGATGGATTTGGCGGAGTCCCTCAATGTGTCCAAGGAACTAAAGCTGGCCCAAAGGTTCTACAACGCCTGTTTGGCAGCCGATCTCTATCCATTTCCTGCTGCTGATCCGCACTATCTTACCCTCATTCGGTCGATCGGAGGTTTTCCTGCGGTGGATGGAGCCAATTGGAATGCCTCCAACTTTAGTTGGTTCAACATGAGCGCCCACTTGATCAACTACGGGGCTGAGGGCCTGATAGACGAATATTTCGAATGGAAATTTCCCTTTCAGCCCAAGATTCGTGCCGCACGGATGGGTTTTGAAAAATACGTCAACTCTAGACCGAATGACGAGGAACGAATGAGCGGTTACCTAAGGTCCTTTCATTTGCCAGAGGATAAAATTGCAGGTGTGATCGCCGGGGTGCTTGCATTCTGGAAAGAAGCGAGATCCATAGATTACGAGGACCAACCAGGAAACTGCGAAGCCTTCGAGGCCAAGTACTTCGAGATCGTTTGGGGTGGGGATAAGATCGTTTGGAACAAGGACCAACCAAGGGAAGACGCAGACTGTAATTTCTACTTCGTGGAGTTGGACAAATTGTGTGCCCGTCATCCAGAGGCGGTGGCCAATTATCTGGCCATGAAGCTGCTGCGCGCATTGGATGCCAAACTCCGCAACTCCGGAGAACAAAAGCAGTATTGCATGGATGAACTGCAGATCTCAATGCCATTCCTCTTTAGCAAACTCTTTTTGGCt AACCACATTCCTGAGAAAATAAGGTTGGAAGTGTCCGAAATTGTGGAGGAAGTGTGGAATACGCTGAGCAGTTCGCTGGACGAAGCCGATCGGCTGAACAATTTTCACAAGTCTCGAAAAGTTCTGTGGGAATTTCCCTTCAACTTTTCCAAGGTCAACTCGTTTGCGGATCGGGTAATCTCGGAGATTGGTCGCCTGGAAATAGTGGACGATAGTTTCGCTGCCACCAATATAAACATTCAACGCCTTTTTGTTAACAGCAGTAGATACAGCGCTCGTCACTCCATGGACCTCCCCATATCGTCCAAGTCACCTGAACACATGTTGGGTAAATTTTACGACTTCGACAGATATTTGCAACCACCCGTTTACCACCCCACTTGGCCAGTATCCTTCAAATTCGGGGCCTTGGGTAGTTTCGTTGCGCGACAGGCCCACATAAATAGTAAGATATATTATGACAGATTTGACACACGAATAGAAAGAGATAAATTGCGGCTGGCATTCTCTGCCTATAAAAGCCACATTAAGCACCTTCTAGAGGATCATAAGCAGGATAGGATTAACGAAACGATGCCAGGCCTTGACTTGTCGCCGGATCAGCTATTCTTTCTGGGAGCCACTCACATCTTTTGCGCCGACTCCGAATACGATGCTAAGCGAATAGCTCTTACATCCTTATCGAGAAACGAAGAATTCCTGCAGGCCTTCAGTTGTCCGGCAGGATCTGGCATGCGTCGtgtgtaa